A part of Carassius carassius chromosome 4, fCarCar2.1, whole genome shotgun sequence genomic DNA contains:
- the LOC132136092 gene encoding cytosolic phospholipase A2 zeta-like codes for MIASKLQESVEVRIARSLHTKEEEFVFERRKTVFQSLQKLKIHCSKDAVPNIALLGSGGGQRAMVGLLGSLVQLDKAGLLDCIFYLSGVSGSTWCMASLYQEPDWSTKLETVKDKIIRRLSGPGVSWEDKFDKLKKYYYGKDHFSLTDVWAVMAITTYVKEIDKCKLSDQWDQHKEDPFPIYTVIDKQSKQCKDEEAVIWWCFLSADPWFEISPLEAGYSLSGAFVKTSSFGSQFDSGTKTKPQDEMDMLYLQALCGSALADEDEIKKFLWQKINDFFKKLSSKWPRNKETRKDPKAPSAEKGFQVLMDLANMNLDVLNGKDPSDLDQSIRTMLNELSGGKHQLIFPIEKLNLEDKKAAECYMNEHTEDVCKNLSHCFSLWPFDLLTSIQKCMARWIWGRKYGFLQNISDETLPSTLLESEIRDYEDTGLLLNSPYFSVLRKERNIDLIISLDFSEGDPFMTVREAAEICKKRNIPFPEVNIPSEDLKNPKDFYVFKGTNAPTVIHMPLFNVVNCGGKFRL; via the exons GATGCGGTGCCAAACATTGCATTACTGGGTTCTGGAGGAGGACAAAGAGCCATGGTGGGTTTGCTGGGATCCCTGGTTCAGCTTGATAAAGCGGGTCTTCTGGACTGCATTTTTTATCTGAGCGGAGTCTCTGGGTCCACCTG GTGCATGGCCTCCTTATACCAAGAACCAGACTGGTCCACCAAACTAGAAACTGTGAAGGACAAAATCATCAGGAGACTCAGCGGTCCAGGAGTCAGCTGGGAAGACAAATTTGACAAACTAAAGAAATATTACTATGGGAAAGACCACTTCAGCTTGACTGACGTCTGGGCAGTGATGGCCATCACAACATATGTGAAAGAG aTTGACAAATGCAAACTGTCAGATCAGTGGGACCAGCACAAAGAAGACCCGTTTCCCATCTACACAGTGATCGACAAGCAATCCAAACAGTGCAAGGACGAGGAAG CTGTTATATGGTGGTGTTTTCTGTCTGCAGACCCCTGGTTTGAGATCAGTCCACTTGAAGCAGGTTATTCTCTCAGTGGGGCATTTGTGAAAACCTCCAGCTTCGGCAGCCAGTTTGACAGTGGCACAAAGACAAAACCTCAGGATGAAATGGACATGCTGTACCTGCAAG CTCTGTGTGGCAGCGCTTTAGCTGATGAAGATGAAATTAAGAAATTCCTCTGGCAAAAAATAAACG atttctttaaaaaattatcttCTAAATGGCCGAGAAACAAGGAAACAAGGAAAG ATCCTAAAGCTCCATCTGCAGAAAAGGGTTTCCAGGTTCTCATGGATCTTGCTAACATGAATCTCGATGTTTTGAATGGCAAAGATCCTTCAGATCTTGATCAATCCATCAGAACAATGCTGAACG AGCTCAGTGGAGGCAAACATCAGCTCATTTTTCCTATAGAAAAACTGAATCTTGAAGATAAAAAAGCTGCAGAATGCTATATGAATGAACACACTGAAGATGTGTGTAAGAATTTGAGTCACTGTTTCAGTTTGTGGCCTTTCG ATCTTTTGACAAGCATTCAGAAATGCATGGCTCGGTGGATCTGGGGCAGGAAATATGGCTTTCTACAAAACATCAGTG ATGAAACCTTGCCTTCTACTCTTCTGGAAAGTGAGATAAGAGATTATGAAGACACCGGACTGCTGCTGAACTCACCCTACTTCTCAGTgctgagaaaagaaagaaacattgaTCTCATCATTTCCCTGGATTTCAGTGAAGGCGATCCTTTTAtg ACAGTGAGAGAAGCTGCTGAGATTTGCAAGAAACGAAACATCCCTTTCCCTGAAGTCAACATTCCCAGTGAAGACCTGAAGAACCCAAAGGACTTCTATGTGTTCAAAGGCACAAACGCTCCAACCGTGATTCACATGCCTCTGTTTAATGTGGTCAACTGTGGAGGCAAGTTCAGACTttga